The Watersipora subatra chromosome 1, tzWatSuba1.1, whole genome shotgun sequence genome has a window encoding:
- the LOC137405913 gene encoding protein jagunal-like isoform X2 codes for MTSSIDHCLKAFEIISLNKGRLKVTVIFHWLLFLMMLLRLTPDLCAMVKTEVPVIIESLSLPPPSLWELSWLPSIMASMFAQLSLKRNTSSLLWQALLGNLVLSIGPVLYGLSEQYPIVREHLRDGKDSEISLSFLFRIATCCWLTVSLQVHVLQMYFIQQLLSAWSIAKRKIKSS; via the exons ATGACTAGCAGTATTGACCATTGTCTTAAGGCTTTTGAAATCAT CTCACTAAATAAAGGACGGTTGAAAGTAACGGTGATCTTTCACTGGCTGCTGTTTTTGATGATGCTGCTACGTCTAACCCCTGACCTTTGCGCAATGGTTAAAACGGAAGTACCTGTCATTATTGAATCGCTTTCTTTGCCGCCACCAAGCCTCTGGGAGCTCTCTTGGCTGCCCTCTATCATGGCTAGCATGTTTGCTCAACTCTCTCTCAAGAGAAATACGTCTTCGCTTCTCTGGCAAGCGCTATTAG GCAATTTGGTGTTGTCTATTGGACCAGTCCTTTATGGGTTATCCGAGCAATACCCAATTGTGAGAGAGCATTTGAGGGATGGAAAAGACAGTGAGATCTCATTGTCATTTCTTTTTAGAATAGCTACCTGCTGCTGGTTGACTGTTTCTCTGCAGGTGCATGTTCTCCAAATGTATTTTATACAACAACTTCTTTCTGCTTGGTCCATTGCCAAacgaaaaataaaatctagttAG